Proteins encoded within one genomic window of Mycolicibacterium monacense:
- a CDS encoding TetR/AcrR family transcriptional regulator: MPDGVTAAPRRRSEKSRVAIIAATRELLLQRGFDGLSIEAVAARAGVGKQTIYRWWPSRPALVADVLLEDAHEILLPVRDSGNLVADVVSWIGKLAATLTSPRGNAMLRILTVASMEHEDTAARLRAGFGDPLHVSVRDRLLAAGVDAPTAESAAEAIVGGVVYAIQREGCAYSRSRAQRTARLVVENLAN, encoded by the coding sequence ATGCCCGACGGGGTGACTGCTGCGCCACGGCGGCGCAGTGAGAAGTCGCGGGTGGCGATCATCGCCGCCACGCGCGAGTTGCTGTTGCAGCGGGGCTTCGACGGGCTGAGCATCGAGGCGGTCGCTGCCCGCGCCGGGGTGGGTAAGCAGACGATCTACCGCTGGTGGCCGAGTCGGCCCGCGCTGGTCGCCGACGTGCTGCTCGAGGATGCGCACGAGATCCTGCTGCCGGTGCGAGACTCCGGGAATCTGGTGGCCGACGTGGTGTCGTGGATCGGCAAGCTGGCGGCAACGCTGACCAGCCCGCGAGGCAATGCGATGTTGCGGATCCTCACCGTCGCGTCGATGGAACACGAGGACACCGCCGCGCGGCTGCGGGCGGGTTTCGGTGACCCACTGCATGTCTCGGTGCGCGACCGGCTGTTGGCCGCGGGGGTCGATGCGCCGACTGCGGAGTCGGCGGCCGAGGCGATCGTGGGTGGCGTCGTGTACGCGATTCAGCGCGAGGGCTGTGCGTACTCACGGTCCCGCGCACAGCGGACCGCTCGGTTGGTCGTCGAGAACCTGGCGAACTGA